In Porites lutea chromosome 1, jaPorLute2.1, whole genome shotgun sequence, a single genomic region encodes these proteins:
- the LOC140952186 gene encoding uncharacterized protein, whose protein sequence is MNRLSGRSQSRSPSPPRLRMDRLFRRSRSRSLTPQRRRGNRSYSRSRSRSPSPPRRRMNRSYSRSRSRSPSPPRRRMNRSYSRSRSRSPSPVRRPSRSPFYSGSASGSGSDGEIREIAKQIEEKRIEKNSFSEPWEDSDLVLTVEDEPFHVHRQILSLHSPVFKAMLNSQFKEATATEIPLPGKKANEVLDFLNALYLKETAEITLNKVRHLLKLADEYQTQGVLDLCVKCLRDVPKSEDNVVTILFLATDTEMARDDSRLDGVRSECETLVEDMELADITGMSDFKNLNRDSMESVLVRRSKRLETCLKRVYPQLFGLVEYCLFMKLDGYSSGTISRCPRHFPKSGQNANKANKDLVQRIRNCSACRRMIKQLVSSSVKAVKNPTTLLGLGFSFSIPTSGLGAASRETAVSEYFYGGSYHFDEELITLLQDIDNVISIL, encoded by the exons ATGAATCGTTTATCCGGACGGTCACAATCACGATCACCGTCACCACCACGTTTGAGAATGGATCGTTTATTCAGAAGGTCACGATCACGATCACTGACACCACAACGGCGGAGAGGGAATCGTTCATACAGTCGGTCACGATCACGATCACCGTCACCACCACGGCGGAGAATGAATCGTTCATACAGTCGGTCACGATCACGATCACCGTCACCACCACGGCGGAGAATGAATCGTTCATACAGTCGGTCACGATCACGATCACCGTCACCAGTCAGAAGACCGTCTCGGTCACCGTTTTACTCAGGATCAGCAAGCGGTAGCGGAAGCGATGGAGAAATCAGGGAAATTG CAAAACAGATTGAGGAAAAAcggattgaaaaaaattcgttttctGAGCCTTGGGAGGATAGCGACTTGGTGCTCACGGTGGAGGACGAGCCATTTCATGTCCATCGACAGATCCTGAGCTTACACTCACCGGTGTTTAAAGCGATGCTGAATTCTCAATTTAAAGAAGCCACAGCAACAGAAATCCCATTGCCAGGAAAGAAAGCAAATGAGGTTTTAGATTTCTTGAACGCGCTTTACCTAAAAGAAACAGCTGAAATAACTT TGAACAAAGTGAGACACCTTCTGAAGTTAGCCGACGAGTACCAAACACAAGGCGTGCTTGACCTTTGCGTGAAGTGCCTCAGGGATGTACCAAAATCTGAAGACAATGTGGTTACGATTCTTTTCCTGGCAACGGACACAGAGATGGCAAGAGACGACAGCAGGCTTGATGGTGTTCGCAGTGAATGTGAAACCCTTGTTGAAGATATGGAGCTTGCTGATATAACAGGAATGAGCGATTTTAAGAATTTGAACCGAGATAGCATGGAAAGTGTTTTAGTTAGAAGATCTAAGCGTTTAGAAACGTGTCTTAAGAGGGTTTATCCTCAGTTGTTTGGGTTGGTGGAATATTGTTTATTCATGAAATTAGATGGGTATTCTTCAGGCACAATATCTCGTTGTCCTCGACATTTTCCAAAGAGTGGCCAAAATGCtaacaaagcaaacaaagatCTCGTGCAGCGAATAAGAAACTGCTCGGCTTGTAGAAGAATGATTAAACAGTTGGTTTCTTCATCTGTTAAAGCTGTTAAAAATCCAACTACGCTGCTTGGCTTAGGTTTCAGCTTTTCCATCCCTACTTCAGGCCTTGGTGCTGCCTCAAGAGAAACTGCTGTAAGTGAATACTTCTATGGGGGGAGTTACCACTTTGACGAGGAATTGATCACACTCCTCCAGGATATAGACAATGTTATATCAATCCTGTAA